The following DNA comes from Chitinivibrionales bacterium.
TCCTCAGGGGGGTGCATACTCCCGAGGCGCTCTGCGTATATGCAAAAAAGAACGGTTACTCATCGATTGCCCTCACCGACCGGAACAATCTCTATGCGCTTCCATTGTTTCTGGATCTCTGCGAAAAACATGGTCTTAAGCCGATTATCGGGGCCGAGCTTTATCACGATGGAGTAAGTGCTCTGGTGTATGCTCACGGTAACCGGGGGTATTCCAATCTCTGCAGGATAATAACACATAAGCATTGCAGTAAGTCGTTCGATCTTGCGGGAGAGCTTAAAGCTCATTTTTCAGGGCTCACTATGGCGACCCGGGATACCTCTCTGCTTATGGAGCTCCACCGGAAACTCCCGGTATATTACCGGATTACCTCGCTCAAGCGGCTTCCTGAAGCTGTTCGTGGGTGCGGCATTCCGGCGCTGATCGTTCCGTGGGCTGCATTTATTACCCCGGAAGATTATGCGCTCCACCGGCTTCTTCGTGCAATCGACAACAATACGTCCCTTTCCCGGCTTCCTGAAGAGGATTGTATTCCCGAAAATGCCGTGATTGTTCCCTGGGAAGAGCTGAGGGCCCGTTTTGCGGTTTTCGAAGACGCTGTTGCGGCTACAGAACATTTTGCCGGGTCGCTGATTTCAAAGACCGATTTCGGCGCACCGATCATGCCGGAATTCAACAGCGATGAACCGCCGCCGGAGCTTCTTCGGAGAAAAGCCTATGAAGGAGCCCATTACCGATATCCCGAGCTGACCCGTAAAATTACCGACCGCCTCGAATACGAACTCGGTGTTATCGAAAAAAAGAGATATGTATCATACTTTCTTGTGGTTGATGATATCGTTAAGCAGTCGCCCCGTACCTGCGGCAGGGGGTCGGGGGCAGCGAGCCTGGTCGCCTACTGTCTCGGCATAACTAATGTCGATCCAATACGTTACAATCTTATGTTCGAGCGGTTTATCAGCCCGGAGCGCAAAGATCCACCCGATATCGACGTCGATTTTGCATGGGATGAGCGGGATGATGTTTTAGATTATGTTTTTGAAAAATATACCGGCAAACACGCAGCCATGGTTGCGACCCATCAGACCTTCGGTCCCCGAATGGCACTCCGTGAGACTGCCCGGGTCTACGGCATGACCGAATCCGAGATCAGTACGGTTACCGGAAAAATTCCTTTCTTGGCAATGGCGGCGCCCATGGGGTATGAAATTGAAGAGGTTTTTCGGCTGCATCCGAAACTGAGAGACATTCCCCTCGACCCTCCCTGGCCGGAGATAATAAGGATTGCACAGCGGCTTTTGAAAATGCCCCGGGGGATCGGGACCCACTGCGGCGGGGTTATTATCACTCCCATGGAAATCGCCTCGGTAGCGCCGGTACAGATATCCGCCAAAGGATATCCGATTATTCAGTGGGAAAAGGACGGCGCCGAGCGCATGGGACTGGTTAAAATCGATCTTCTGGGCAACCGCTCTCTTGCGGTGATCAGGGATACCCTGGCCAACCTGAAACAGGAAAAAATTTCGATTAATGAACAGGCCTGGGAACCGGCCCATGATCCCTCAACACAACGCCTTCTGGCCCGGGGAAAATCGATCGGGGTCTTTTATGTGGAATCGCCCTCCATGCGCCTTCTCCAGGAGAAAACCGGGCGGGGTGATTTCGAACATCTGGTAATCCATTCATCGATAATACGCCCCGCGGCAAACAAGTGGATCAATGAGTATATCGACCGTCTGAAAGGCAAACCCTGGAAACAGATTATCCCTCCACTGAGCGAGCTTCTCAAAGATTCCTACGGCATACTCGTGTATGAAGAGGACGTTACCCGGGTGGCGATGGCGGTAGCGGGGTTTTCCTATGAGCATGCCGATAAACTCAGGAAACTGGTGACCCGCCAGAAAAGTGAAGAGGCGGTTGCCCGGTATCAGCGGGCCTTTTTTGAAGGGGTAAAACAAAAAAGAATACTCCTGGACCATGGGAAACAGATCTGGGAGATGATCCTCCATTTCGGCGGGTATTCGTTCTGTAAGCCCCATTCGGCGAGCTATTGTCGGATATCGTACCAGTCTGCCTGGCTCAAAGCCCATTATCCTGCGCCGTTCATGGCTGCAGTGATGAGCAATTATGGAGGATTTTATACAACCCAGGCTTATATCAGCGAATCACAGCGGCTGGGGATACACGTGTATCCTCCGGATGTGAACGCCAGTGAAGACCGTTTTATTGCCCGGGGCAATTCGATCAGCGTAGGGCTCTGCCAGATCAAAGGACTGTCATCCACAGCAAAGGAACGTATTCTTAACCGGCGGCACGAGGGCCGATTGTTTAGGAATGTTAATGATTTCCTTGAACGATGTTCCATTGATGAAAGCGATGCCGAGCACCTGGTTAAAGCCGGTGCTCTCGACAGTTTGTCACCAAAACACAACCGCCCGCAGATATTCTGGCAGATGCGCTGTTTTTATCGCAGTTTCAATGAAGAAAAGAGTGTGCCGCGGTTCAGATCATTTTCACGACTTCAACTTTTACGCTTTGAGTATGGCGCATCGGGCTTTCTCACCGCCTGTCATCCGATTCAACTGGTAAGTCACAGGAGAATTCCTAATACTATTAAAATCAGTATGATAAATAAATCGAAGGTTAACCGATTCGTTGTTTTTTCCGGATGGTGCGTGACATCAAAGACTGTGGCCACGAAATCCGGTGAATCCATGCAGTTTGTGACCTTTGAAGATGAGACCGGGATCTGTGAAACGGTGTTGTTTCCCGATGCCTACACTATTTTTGTGCGTTATCTTACGTGGCAGGAGGCGTTTTGGGTGAGGGGGAAAGTGGTTGATGACCATGGGGCGATAATCGTTGAGGTTCGTTCAATTGCACCGCTGAAGGAATAAAAAAAACGGATGCCATAAAAAGCATCCGTTTTTTCTATAGAAATTGGAGCCTTTCAACTCTTCCGGCACTCAGAGGTCTTGGGGAAGCTATGAGTGAACAGAAAGCACACAAGGGAGGTGCATCAGAGTTTTAAGGCACTTTACATTAAAATGTATCGGAGATTTTATTTGGGCACTTTAATCTTTTTTTGAAATTAAATACTAAATATTTGAACCGGAGTACGAAGCTGGACGACTATCAGGTTGTTTGAGCGGTTAAAAAGCTGAAATATCTTTAGTTACTTAAAAAGCATGGTTTTGTTTATGAAAACAAAAGACAGCTCTCTGATGCATTATCTGGCTGAAATCGGCAAAGAAAAAAATCTCAGTTCCAGTGAAGAAGCTCTTCTTTCATCGGAAATACGAAAGGGCAATCACGAGGCCCTGACCGAGATGATTGTGGCCAATCTCCGTTTTGTGGTGAGTGTTGCAAAAACATACAAGCATCAGGGGCTTCCGCTCAGTGATCTTGTGAGTGAAGGCAATATCGGGTTGATTCGTGCGGCAGGGCTTTTTGATGAATCCCGTAACGTACGGTTCATTTCCTTTGCTGTCTGGAGAATCCGCCAGGCAATCCTTCGTGCCCTTGCCGATCAGTCACGCATTGTCAGGGTACCGGCTCAGCGGGTATATGTAGTATACAAAATAGGCCGGGCAGTCAAAAAGCTCGAGCAGAAGCTTGCGCGATATCCCGATATTGATGAAATTGCCGATGAAACCGGCATGACTGGTGATGAGATAAAAGAAGTGCTCCATCTTATCGAAAAGCATCTTTCCCTTGAAGCGCCGGTTGATATGCAGGAAGATACCACGCTTTTTGATATTTTATACGATGAAAATCAGGAACTTCCAGATGAAAATCTTGAAGAATCAGATTTAAAGGAAAACATCCGGAAGGCTCTTGGAGCATTGAGCAAACGGGAGCAGGAAGTGCTCAGGCTCTACTTCGGCCTCGAAGAACATCAGCGCTACACCCTGGGTGAAATTGGCAAAAGATTCAATCTTACCTGTGAACGGGCACGTCAGATAAAAGAACGGGCACTTCTGCGGGTACGGCGCTCCAGTTACGGCAAAACCCTTAAAGCCTATATCGCCTGAACGGCAAAACCAACCTATCGATTGAATGCTCAGGCCGAGCTTACTTCGGAAAGATAATTCCGGAGCGTTTCGACATTGCCGATAAGGTTCTGCTCGGGGTTGGTGAAAAGTTTATAGAGATCCACATTGAAGACTTCCCAGGCGCCCTGAAGAATTTCGCCTTCAAGTTGCCCAGCGCCCCATCCGGAATATCCTAAAAAGAGGCGGGTAGCGTTTTCATCGGTATCCAGGATCTCTTCAAGCGTACTCCATTCGCCTCCCAGAAAAACACGAGGAGCAATTTCCAGGGAATGTTGCCGGGGATTATCGGTGATTTGCAGCAGTTGGAGTTCTTCCTGACGGACCGGGCCGCCGATATAAATTTTTCTTTTACAATCCCTCAGGGGGACATCAACCGAAAAGACCTCACAGAGCGGCATGTGGGATGGTCTGTTGACCACAAAGCCAAAAGCCCCATCATCATTATGGGCACAGATGAGAACAATCGATGATTCAAAATTGGGGTCGCGCAGCCGTTCTTCAGAAAGAAGAATGCAGCCGCTTTTCAGGCGTTTTAGCCGCTGTTTTGCAATGTCGTCAAAATATTCGCCTAATGAAGGTTCCATAAACACTCTTATTGGTAGAGATTTTATGCGCTTTCCTTTAAAAATAATACGTGCAGCCCGGCGATGTAGCAAATGAGAGTATAAACTAATGCTGCAAAAAGCCGGGGCTCTCCTGCCGTCGGCAACAGCCAATTGGAAAAGTATCTACCCTACATTGCCTGACCTTTGCCCACAATCAAAATAGTTGCGAAAATAATTGAATAATTCTTTGCATTTGTTTATATTCTCAAATCATTATACATGATACGATTATTAAACAAATTTTTTTTATATTCTTTTATAAGGTTGAGAGGAGGAGTTATGAACCCCGTCAAATCCCTGGTGATTGTGGTTGCGAGCCTGTCCTTTATTGTATCCGCACAGCATAACGGACTCGATACGATCCAGGCAGAAGCTGCCGATACCCTTGTGGGTGTCATAGGACCTCCTGCTTATCCCACCAAAGTCACCAGTTTTATCGACTCTAATTACGCAAAATACACCGGTGTCGATTTTGGTACCGAAAGTGTCAACTCCATAACGGCAAACGCCGTGTGTGTCGATAATTATTGCGGAAAAGATCTTGTTTTTATTATCGACACGTTCGACAGCACCGGGATTATCGGAAAGTTGCGGGTAACGGATAATATGAGCGAATTTAAACTCTTTTCCGGTATGCTTGATACGGCAATCACCGGTGTGCACGATCTCTACATAACAAACTATAACACCGGCGGCGGAGGAATCGCCATCGACTGGTTCATGTTCGGCGCCAACAACATTGATGCTCAAACGACAATTCAGGCAGAATCCTTTACAGAAAAATCCGAAGGCGCCACTGTTTATCCCGAAACAATCCTGAATAATATGAAAGAGGGCAATTGGGCCAAATATTCCTTTGTCGACCTGGGAACGACTGCTCCCGAATCGGTTTCAGTGTTTGCTGCCGGATACTACGGGGGTAGTTTTGCCGCCACATCCCAGGACCTCTTTGTTTATGCAGGAAGTCACGATTCGACCGTTGGAACTCAAATCGCAAAAGTAACCATCGGCAGTGGTGAATATCAAGTCTACAGCGCAGCCCTTGATACACCACTTACCGGTGTGCACGACCTTTATCTGGTTGCCTATGTTTCAAATGGAGTCAATATTCTTGTCGACTGGTTCACCTTCGCTTCTCCCTCCTCAATAGTCGATACTCGCCATGATATCGTCTCACAAAAAACCATGATTCCTTATGCAATTATTCAGAATACGTCTTCACTGATTATCGACCCCAATCTTGCAGGGGAGTACACGGTTTCCCTTGTCCGTCCAAACGGCAGTGTTGTTATGAAAGAGCATTTTACCGGTAAATCACAAATTCCTCTGGGCAATCTTGCCGATGGTGCTTATACGCTTATACTGCAAACGGAAAACCGCACCCACCGCAGGAATATTGTTATCGGAAGATAACGCCGGTTTTTATCGAAAACTCAAGGCATGCGTCTCTTATTCGCATGCCTTTTTTATATCTTGTCATTAAATAAGTATTCCCGAAATCCCAGAGTACCCGCAATAGGAAAATTATGCCTCCCGCCGGAAAAAATGGGCACATTCTTCAGGTAATACGCTCCTTACACTAAACTTTGTAATCCTTTTAAAAACAATCGCTTGAGATTATTTATCAAACAGGCATGATATATGCATACAATTTTAAGTGCAGCGATGGAGGATTTTTCAGGAATCGATTATTTGCAGTTCAATCCGAAGGAAACAATATGCTACAAGGCCTTTATCTCGCATCTCAAAGTATGACAACACTCATGCAGAAGCAGGATCAGATTGCCAATAACCTTGCCAATATCAATACCACCGGGTACAAGCAGAGCGGCCTGTTTACCAGGGCATACCAGAAATATCTTGCCGACGATCAGTTGCGTCCTTTTGCAAATCGTGAAATCAAATCCGATGAGGTCTATATCGATTATTCGGAAGGGCGGCAGATCAAAACCGGTAATCCGCTCGATTTTTCGATCAAGGGCTCGGGGTGTTTCACTGTCATGACCGACCAGGGGATAGCCTATACCCGCAATGGAAATTTTTCGGTCGATAAGAATGGTCTGCTTATCACCAGTGACGGCTCCAAAGTTATGGGAAAGGGTGGGTATATTCGAATCGACAGCGAACTTCCGGCGGTAACAGTCACCGAAACGGGAGAAATTCTTCAGGGCAATGAGAGCAAAGGCGAGCTCCGGATCGCAGATTTTAACAAGCCCTACAAAATGCTCCGCTATGGAAACGGCTGTTTTGTACCAAAAAAGCCCGATGAAAAGGTTGTCGAATCACCCGGCTATGCAATTCAACAGGGGGTTCTGGAAGGTTCGAATGTTAATATAATTAAAAATATGGCTCAGATGATTGCTGCTCACAGAAATTTTGAAGCAGATCAGCGTGCAGTGTTTGCGCAGAATGAATCACTGGGCAAGGCGGTTAATGAAGTCGGAAGAGTGCAGTAACAGACAGGGCATTCTTTAGTTTAACAATTTTTTGAAGCGAGGGATTCGTTATGCTTCGTTCGATGTACACAGCAGCTACAGGGATGGAATGCCAGCAACTCTATATGGATACAATTTCTCACAATCTGGCCAACGTAAATACATCGGGATTCAAACGTCAGAAGATCGAGTTTCACGATCTCATGTATCAGACGCTACGTGAACCGGGTGTCCGCAACTTTGAAGGAAGCATGTCTCCCGCAGGAATTGAAGTCGGCCTTGGGGTAAAAACAGCAGCGACAAACCGTATCTTTGAGCAAGGCTCGATAAACGCCACCTCAAATCAGATGGATCTGGCGGTTGAAGGTGAGGGGTTTTATCAGGTCATGCTCCCGGATGGCGGCGTTGGATATACCCGTGACGGTTCTTTCAAGCTTTCATCCGACGGCAGTCTGGTGACATCAAGCGGGTTCTATCTCGAACCCCAGATCGTTATTCCCGAAGGCGCTCAGGAATTCTCTGTCAGCCCAGAAGGACGAGTAAGCGTAATTCTTCCGGGTGAAGATACTTCGACGGAGATTGGTCAGATCGAACTGGCCCGGTTTATAAATCCCTCGGGACTTAAAGCAATTGGCGGCAACCTTTTTGCCGAAACAGAAGCGTCGGGTGTGCCCATTGTC
Coding sequences within:
- a CDS encoding sigma-70 family RNA polymerase sigma factor gives rise to the protein MVLFMKTKDSSLMHYLAEIGKEKNLSSSEEALLSSEIRKGNHEALTEMIVANLRFVVSVAKTYKHQGLPLSDLVSEGNIGLIRAAGLFDESRNVRFISFAVWRIRQAILRALADQSRIVRVPAQRVYVVYKIGRAVKKLEQKLARYPDIDEIADETGMTGDEIKEVLHLIEKHLSLEAPVDMQEDTTLFDILYDENQELPDENLEESDLKENIRKALGALSKREQEVLRLYFGLEEHQRYTLGEIGKRFNLTCERARQIKERALLRVRRSSYGKTLKAYIA
- a CDS encoding YqgE/AlgH family protein, translated to MEPSLGEYFDDIAKQRLKRLKSGCILLSEERLRDPNFESSIVLICAHNDDGAFGFVVNRPSHMPLCEVFSVDVPLRDCKRKIYIGGPVRQEELQLLQITDNPRQHSLEIAPRVFLGGEWSTLEEILDTDENATRLFLGYSGWGAGQLEGEILQGAWEVFNVDLYKLFTNPEQNLIGNVETLRNYLSEVSSA
- the flgG gene encoding flagellar basal-body rod protein FlgG encodes the protein MLRSMYTAATGMECQQLYMDTISHNLANVNTSGFKRQKIEFHDLMYQTLREPGVRNFEGSMSPAGIEVGLGVKTAATNRIFEQGSINATSNQMDLAVEGEGFYQVMLPDGGVGYTRDGSFKLSSDGSLVTSSGFYLEPQIVIPEGAQEFSVSPEGRVSVILPGEDTSTEIGQIELARFINPSGLKAIGGNLFAETEASGVPIVGLPGELNMGHVKQGAIEASNVQIVEEMVNMINAQRAFEIVSKSIQVSEEMLQVTNNLKR
- a CDS encoding carbohydrate-binding protein, producing the protein MIRLLNKFFLYSFIRLRGGVMNPVKSLVIVVASLSFIVSAQHNGLDTIQAEAADTLVGVIGPPAYPTKVTSFIDSNYAKYTGVDFGTESVNSITANAVCVDNYCGKDLVFIIDTFDSTGIIGKLRVTDNMSEFKLFSGMLDTAITGVHDLYITNYNTGGGGIAIDWFMFGANNIDAQTTIQAESFTEKSEGATVYPETILNNMKEGNWAKYSFVDLGTTAPESVSVFAAGYYGGSFAATSQDLFVYAGSHDSTVGTQIAKVTIGSGEYQVYSAALDTPLTGVHDLYLVAYVSNGVNILVDWFTFASPSSIVDTRHDIVSQKTMIPYAIIQNTSSLIIDPNLAGEYTVSLVRPNGSVVMKEHFTGKSQIPLGNLADGAYTLILQTENRTHRRNIVIGR
- a CDS encoding flagellar hook-basal body complex protein, whose product is MIYAYNFKCSDGGFFRNRLFAVQSEGNNMLQGLYLASQSMTTLMQKQDQIANNLANINTTGYKQSGLFTRAYQKYLADDQLRPFANREIKSDEVYIDYSEGRQIKTGNPLDFSIKGSGCFTVMTDQGIAYTRNGNFSVDKNGLLITSDGSKVMGKGGYIRIDSELPAVTVTETGEILQGNESKGELRIADFNKPYKMLRYGNGCFVPKKPDEKVVESPGYAIQQGVLEGSNVNIIKNMAQMIAAHRNFEADQRAVFAQNESLGKAVNEVGRVQ
- the dnaE gene encoding DNA polymerase III subunit alpha, with the protein product MAPLLATTTHYSILRGVHTPEALCVYAKKNGYSSIALTDRNNLYALPLFLDLCEKHGLKPIIGAELYHDGVSALVYAHGNRGYSNLCRIITHKHCSKSFDLAGELKAHFSGLTMATRDTSLLMELHRKLPVYYRITSLKRLPEAVRGCGIPALIVPWAAFITPEDYALHRLLRAIDNNTSLSRLPEEDCIPENAVIVPWEELRARFAVFEDAVAATEHFAGSLISKTDFGAPIMPEFNSDEPPPELLRRKAYEGAHYRYPELTRKITDRLEYELGVIEKKRYVSYFLVVDDIVKQSPRTCGRGSGAASLVAYCLGITNVDPIRYNLMFERFISPERKDPPDIDVDFAWDERDDVLDYVFEKYTGKHAAMVATHQTFGPRMALRETARVYGMTESEISTVTGKIPFLAMAAPMGYEIEEVFRLHPKLRDIPLDPPWPEIIRIAQRLLKMPRGIGTHCGGVIITPMEIASVAPVQISAKGYPIIQWEKDGAERMGLVKIDLLGNRSLAVIRDTLANLKQEKISINEQAWEPAHDPSTQRLLARGKSIGVFYVESPSMRLLQEKTGRGDFEHLVIHSSIIRPAANKWINEYIDRLKGKPWKQIIPPLSELLKDSYGILVYEEDVTRVAMAVAGFSYEHADKLRKLVTRQKSEEAVARYQRAFFEGVKQKRILLDHGKQIWEMILHFGGYSFCKPHSASYCRISYQSAWLKAHYPAPFMAAVMSNYGGFYTTQAYISESQRLGIHVYPPDVNASEDRFIARGNSISVGLCQIKGLSSTAKERILNRRHEGRLFRNVNDFLERCSIDESDAEHLVKAGALDSLSPKHNRPQIFWQMRCFYRSFNEEKSVPRFRSFSRLQLLRFEYGASGFLTACHPIQLVSHRRIPNTIKISMINKSKVNRFVVFSGWCVTSKTVATKSGESMQFVTFEDETGICETVLFPDAYTIFVRYLTWQEAFWVRGKVVDDHGAIIVEVRSIAPLKE